The Beijerinckiaceae bacterium RH AL1 genome has a segment encoding these proteins:
- the yoaD gene encoding putative 2-hydroxyacid dehydrogenase YoaD (ID:RHAL1_00623;~source:Prodigal:2.6): MRDRAPHIAIIGDRFMLPEVFAEEIVKLVPDAEMRTLEYAWPDEPMHHGYAGGAHDPDTAELREFFGTPRDVAAFVGEADVFVTHLAPVSAAMVAACPNLALVAVSRGGPVNVDKAALKARGIRAVNTPARNASAVAEFTIGAILAETRLIRAGHESLRAGEWRGDLYRADTTGTELSEMTVGIIGYGAIGTRVVKLLKAFGCRLLVADPYVQLSAADRADGVEHVALDALLERSDVVTLHARVTPETATMIDAAALARMKPTAIFVNTARGPLVDYDALTEALAHDRLRGAMLETFAIEPAPKDWPLLKLPNVTLTPHIAGASTTTVRIAAGMIAEEIRRFRAGEPLLNPIT; encoded by the coding sequence ATGCGTGATCGCGCACCGCACATCGCCATCATCGGCGATCGCTTCATGCTGCCCGAGGTCTTCGCGGAGGAGATCGTCAAGCTCGTCCCCGATGCCGAGATGCGCACGCTCGAGTACGCGTGGCCCGACGAGCCGATGCACCACGGCTATGCCGGCGGCGCGCACGACCCCGACACCGCGGAGCTGCGCGAGTTCTTCGGCACGCCGCGCGACGTCGCCGCCTTCGTGGGCGAGGCGGACGTCTTCGTCACGCATCTCGCCCCGGTCTCGGCCGCGATGGTCGCAGCCTGCCCGAACCTCGCGCTCGTCGCCGTCTCGCGCGGCGGTCCGGTCAACGTCGACAAGGCGGCGCTGAAGGCCAGGGGCATCCGCGCCGTGAACACGCCGGCGCGCAACGCCAGCGCGGTCGCGGAATTCACGATCGGCGCGATCCTTGCCGAGACGCGCCTGATCCGGGCGGGGCACGAGTCGTTGCGCGCCGGCGAGTGGCGCGGCGACCTCTACCGCGCCGACACGACCGGCACCGAGCTCTCCGAGATGACGGTCGGCATCATCGGCTACGGCGCCATCGGCACCCGCGTCGTCAAGCTTTTGAAGGCGTTCGGCTGCCGGCTGCTCGTCGCCGATCCCTACGTGCAGCTCTCCGCCGCCGATCGCGCCGACGGCGTCGAGCATGTCGCGCTCGACGCGCTGCTCGAGCGCTCCGACGTCGTGACCCTGCACGCGCGGGTGACGCCGGAGACGGCGACGATGATCGACGCTGCGGCGCTCGCCCGCATGAAGCCGACGGCGATCTTCGTCAACACCGCGCGCGGCCCGCTCGTCGACTACGACGCGCTGACCGAGGCGCTCGCGCACGACAGGCTCCGCGGCGCGATGCTCGAGACCTTCGCGATCGAGCCGGCGCCGAAGGACTGGCCGCTGCTCAAGCTGCCGAACGTCACGCTCACCCCGCATATCGCCGGCGCCTCGACGACCACCGTGCGCATCGCCGCCGGCATGATCGCCGAGGAGATCCGCCGCTTCCGCGCCGGCGAGCCGCTGCTCAACCCCATCACCTAG
- the eryA gene encoding Erythritol kinase (ID:RHAL1_00624;~source:Prodigal:2.6): protein MSAGGDIVIGLDAGTTVVKAVAFDRDGRQVDCAGTRNRFTRGDDGISVEQDPLLTWESTVEVLRQLAARVPDLAHRAVALAVTGQGDGTFLIDRDGAPVCPAWLWLDGRSAGIVRELEASGARAAMFRTTGCGMNGSNQSGHLIWLDRERSDLLDRADFACHCKDWLYYKLTDERCTDVSEATFTFGDYRRRTYDDGVIATLGLGHRRKLLPPIVDSLRGEHHPLSAEAAAATGLPAGLPVMLGYVDVVCTGLAGGLYDRDGRVGVSIVGSTGMHMRFVPDVDAMTLGDDVSGYVMQLEAGTAARMQSNMAATINIDWLLQLTRQAAELIGHDFDYEKTLAAFEAAVSREPPGQAIYHPYIDRAGERGPFVNPQARAQIVGLSNAVGFAGIARSIYEGLAFAARDCFTSIGGAPGELRLAGGAARSDVLKRIFACVLDRPVRESTREEAGAAGAAMMALVSLGQAKTLAEAADIYVTPTLGGLIEPVPRDAALYGDLFAVYADLRERMPPPWQALAEARARASAGGSSHA, encoded by the coding sequence ATGAGCGCGGGCGGCGACATCGTCATCGGGCTCGATGCCGGCACGACGGTGGTCAAGGCCGTCGCCTTCGATCGCGACGGGCGGCAGGTCGACTGCGCCGGCACGCGCAACCGCTTCACCCGCGGCGACGACGGTATCTCGGTCGAGCAGGATCCGCTGCTGACCTGGGAGAGCACGGTCGAGGTGCTGCGCCAGCTTGCCGCGCGCGTGCCCGATCTCGCGCATCGCGCCGTCGCGCTCGCGGTGACGGGGCAAGGCGACGGCACCTTCCTGATCGATCGCGACGGCGCGCCGGTCTGCCCGGCCTGGCTCTGGCTCGACGGCCGCTCCGCCGGCATCGTCCGCGAGCTCGAGGCGAGCGGCGCCCGCGCCGCGATGTTCAGGACGACCGGCTGCGGCATGAACGGCTCGAACCAGAGCGGCCACCTGATCTGGCTCGACCGCGAGCGCTCCGACCTGCTCGATCGCGCCGACTTCGCCTGCCACTGCAAGGACTGGCTCTACTACAAGCTGACGGACGAGCGCTGCACGGACGTCTCCGAGGCGACCTTCACCTTCGGCGACTACCGCCGCCGCACCTACGACGACGGCGTCATCGCGACGCTCGGCCTCGGCCATCGCCGCAAGCTGCTGCCGCCCATCGTCGACAGCCTGCGCGGCGAGCATCACCCGCTCTCGGCCGAGGCCGCCGCGGCGACGGGGCTCCCCGCCGGCCTGCCGGTCATGCTCGGCTACGTCGACGTCGTCTGCACCGGGCTCGCCGGCGGTCTCTACGATCGCGACGGCCGCGTCGGCGTCTCGATCGTCGGCTCGACCGGGATGCACATGCGCTTCGTGCCCGACGTCGACGCGATGACGCTCGGCGACGACGTCTCGGGCTACGTGATGCAGCTCGAGGCCGGGACCGCCGCCCGTATGCAGTCGAACATGGCGGCGACGATCAACATCGACTGGCTGCTGCAGCTCACCCGCCAGGCGGCCGAGCTGATCGGCCACGACTTCGACTACGAGAAGACGCTCGCCGCCTTCGAGGCCGCGGTCTCGCGCGAGCCGCCGGGCCAGGCGATCTACCATCCCTACATCGACCGCGCCGGCGAGCGTGGGCCGTTCGTCAACCCGCAGGCGCGCGCGCAGATCGTCGGCCTCTCGAACGCCGTCGGCTTCGCCGGCATCGCCCGCTCGATCTACGAGGGGCTCGCCTTCGCCGCGCGCGACTGCTTCACCTCGATCGGCGGCGCGCCCGGCGAGCTGCGCCTCGCCGGCGGCGCCGCGCGCTCCGACGTCCTGAAGCGCATCTTCGCCTGCGTGCTCGACCGGCCCGTGCGGGAATCGACGCGCGAGGAAGCGGGTGCCGCAGGCGCCGCCATGATGGCGCTCGTCAGCCTCGGGCAGGCCAAGACACTTGCCGAGGCCGCCGACATCTACGTGACGCCGACGCTCGGCGGCCTGATCGAGCCCGTGCCGCGCGATGCGGCGCTCTACGGCGATCTCTTCGCCGTCTACGCCGACCTGCGCGAGCGGATGCCACCGCCCTGGCAGGCGCTCGCCGAGGCGCGTGCCAGGGCGTCGGCCGGAGGATCGTCGCATGCGTGA
- the sugC gene encoding Trehalose import ATP-binding protein SugC (ID:RHAL1_00625;~source:Prodigal:2.6): MARLRLDDVTKVYGKAASPAVDRLSLDLADGEVMALLGSSGCGKTSTLRMIAGFEEVTAGTIRLGERAIHELAPARRDVAMAFEGYSLYPPLTVRDNIGFALLRDRARRAEAGKRVAEVAAMLEIESVLDRHPVSIASGQQQRASLARALVRDAALHLLDEPMSQLEPRLRAILRARIKDWIKSRRLTVVFVTHDQTEALALADRVAVMEKGELQQYDTPQALRERPANLFVAGFIGEPAMKVAPAHIERQDDRPVIVAADGAIRLALPASLPLADGAAVSLGLRPHRLRLGGSDLKGTTIANFWLGDQTQLAFDVGRAPDAMRCVAVLDGGVDAAIGSEVALSAPLNAIHVFDSAGKAIVHAGVPA; this comes from the coding sequence ATGGCCCGTCTCCGTCTCGACGACGTCACCAAGGTCTACGGCAAGGCCGCGAGCCCGGCCGTCGACCGCCTCAGCCTCGATCTCGCCGACGGCGAGGTCATGGCGCTGCTCGGCTCCTCCGGCTGCGGCAAGACCTCGACGCTCCGCATGATCGCCGGCTTCGAGGAGGTCACGGCCGGCACGATCCGCCTCGGCGAGCGCGCGATCCACGAGCTGGCGCCGGCGCGGCGCGACGTGGCCATGGCCTTCGAAGGCTACTCGCTCTATCCGCCGCTGACGGTGCGCGACAACATCGGCTTCGCGCTGCTGCGCGATCGAGCCCGCCGCGCAGAGGCCGGCAAGCGCGTCGCGGAGGTCGCCGCGATGCTCGAGATCGAGTCGGTGCTCGACCGGCATCCCGTATCCATCGCCTCCGGCCAGCAGCAGCGCGCCTCGCTCGCGCGCGCCCTCGTCCGCGACGCGGCGCTGCACCTCCTCGACGAGCCGATGTCGCAGCTCGAGCCGCGCCTGCGCGCGATTCTGCGCGCCCGCATCAAGGACTGGATCAAGTCGCGCAGGCTCACCGTCGTCTTCGTGACGCACGACCAGACCGAGGCGCTGGCACTCGCCGACCGCGTCGCCGTCATGGAGAAGGGCGAGCTGCAGCAGTACGACACGCCGCAGGCGCTGCGCGAGCGGCCGGCCAATCTCTTCGTCGCCGGCTTCATCGGCGAGCCGGCGATGAAGGTCGCGCCTGCGCATATCGAGAGGCAGGACGACAGGCCGGTCATCGTCGCCGCCGACGGGGCCATCCGTCTCGCCCTGCCCGCCAGCCTGCCGCTTGCCGACGGCGCCGCGGTCAGCCTCGGGCTGCGCCCGCATCGGCTCCGGCTCGGCGGCAGCGACCTGAAAGGCACGACGATCGCCAACTTCTGGCTCGGCGACCAGACCCAGCTCGCCTTCGACGTCGGCCGCGCGCCCGACGCCATGCGCTGCGTCGCGGTGCTCGACGGCGGCGTCGACGCGGCCATCGGCAGCGAGGTCGCGCTGTCGGCGCCGCTCAACGCCATCCACGTCTTCGACAGCGCCGGCAAGGCCATCGTGCATGCGGGAGTGCCGGCATGA
- a CDS encoding putative DNA-binding protein (ID:RHAL1_00620;~source:Prodigal:2.6), whose amino-acid sequence MSDVADNRLGQYLRDRRSRLDPAAFGFPAGRRRTPGLRREEVAQRSNISPTWYTWLEQGRGGAPSADVLERIAAGLMLTEIEREHLFMIGLGRPPEVRYTPARGVTPRLQRMLDSLEASPAIVKTATWDVVAWNRAAAIVLTDYGKMPPARRNILRMLFGTPDIRARQHDWDALARFVVGAFRADATRAGAVKEVADLVDELCRISAEFEALWRANDVLAHGETTKTLAHPVLGTIDLEYSSFAVDGRPDLGLMVYTPVSPDVARRIRAMVTAEG is encoded by the coding sequence ATGTCCGACGTCGCCGACAACCGCCTCGGCCAGTATCTGCGCGACCGCCGCAGCCGGCTCGATCCCGCCGCCTTCGGCTTCCCGGCAGGCCGCCGCCGCACGCCGGGCCTGCGGCGCGAGGAGGTGGCGCAGCGCTCGAACATCAGCCCGACCTGGTACACGTGGCTCGAGCAGGGGCGCGGCGGCGCACCCTCCGCCGACGTGCTCGAGCGCATCGCCGCCGGCCTCATGCTCACCGAGATCGAGCGCGAGCACCTCTTCATGATCGGGCTCGGGCGGCCACCGGAGGTCCGCTACACGCCTGCCAGAGGCGTGACGCCGCGCCTGCAGCGCATGCTCGACTCGCTCGAGGCGAGCCCCGCCATCGTCAAGACCGCGACTTGGGACGTCGTCGCCTGGAACCGCGCGGCGGCGATCGTGCTGACCGACTACGGCAAGATGCCGCCGGCGCGGCGCAACATCCTGCGCATGCTGTTCGGCACGCCCGACATCCGCGCCAGGCAGCACGATTGGGACGCGCTCGCGCGCTTCGTCGTCGGTGCCTTCCGTGCCGATGCGACCCGCGCCGGCGCCGTCAAGGAAGTCGCCGACCTCGTCGACGAGCTCTGCCGGATCAGCGCCGAGTTCGAGGCGCTGTGGCGCGCCAACGACGTCCTTGCGCATGGCGAGACCACCAAGACGCTCGCGCATCCCGTGCTCGGCACCATCGACCTCGAATATTCGTCCTTCGCGGTCGACGGTCGGCCGGACCTCGGGCTGATGGTCTACACGCCCGTCTCGCCTGACGTCGCGAGGCGCATCCGCGCGATGGTGACGGCCGAGGGCTGA
- the fucA gene encoding L-fuculose-1-phosphate aldolase (ID:RHAL1_00622;~source:Prodigal:2.6): MSGHKEFTVRQSIVDAARQMNALGINQGTSGNISVRWEDGLLLTPSGVPYDQMNADDIVHLKMSGDCDHPLKPSSEWRFHRDIMKSREDVNAIVHAHPTYCTAFAMCRKELPAVHYMIAAAGGATIRCGDYATFGTEELSQHAIAALKDRMCCLLANHGMIATGTDLGKAMWLAVELETLCRQYAVALQIGDPVVLPDDEIARTIEKFKDYGPRPKKAA, from the coding sequence ATGTCCGGCCACAAGGAATTCACCGTACGCCAGTCGATCGTCGATGCGGCGCGCCAGATGAACGCGCTCGGCATCAACCAGGGCACGTCGGGCAACATCTCGGTGCGCTGGGAGGACGGCCTGCTGCTCACGCCGTCGGGCGTGCCCTACGATCAGATGAATGCCGACGACATCGTGCACTTGAAGATGAGCGGCGACTGCGACCATCCGCTGAAGCCCTCGTCGGAGTGGCGCTTCCATCGCGACATCATGAAGAGCCGCGAGGACGTCAACGCCATCGTCCACGCGCACCCGACCTACTGCACGGCCTTCGCGATGTGCCGCAAGGAGCTGCCGGCGGTCCACTACATGATCGCGGCGGCCGGCGGCGCGACGATCCGCTGCGGCGACTACGCCACCTTCGGCACCGAGGAGCTGTCGCAGCACGCGATCGCCGCGCTGAAGGACCGCATGTGCTGCCTGCTCGCCAACCACGGCATGATCGCGACCGGCACCGATCTCGGGAAGGCGATGTGGCTTGCCGTCGAGCTGGAGACCCTGTGCCGGCAGTATGCGGTGGCGCTGCAGATCGGCGATCCCGTCGTGCTGCCGGACGACGAGATCGCCCGCACCATCGAGAAGTTCAAGGACTACGGCCCGCGCCCGAAGAAGGCCGCCTGA
- the cckA gene encoding Protein histidine kinase / Response regulator (ID:RHAL1_00618;~source:Prodigal:2.6) has translation MSDQLTTAAFHRTERAGSPLLVTVFAIALLVAAFALTALQPEQASLLKTYLLALLAVVGIFALFGYAIGLFQIAGKAVKSDVTRVVCDTGPEGLLVTDAGGKFLYANDTYLRLANARSVADLRGVERLFSGSPEVSEAVYRLAQAARDGKRALEEVRLSPPLDGTVGGVGWYRVRVRPLPQLPGAKRASLWGISDVTRERERHENVFQELQHAIDFLDHAPAGFFSCSPDGDVSYMNATLATWLDYDLAQVGSGGLKLTDFLAGGGAALIGSVVGAPGEVRTEQFDLDMKRRGGQSLPVRLLHRVAFGQDGLAGPSRTLVISRAPGEEPAEDLRAAEVRFARVFNSTPVAIAITDATGAISQSNASFAKMIPASLKVEGGRRSIFAAIAEDDRAALQRAIRDAAAMKSDIPPVDVGIVGDGAKSARLFVSGSEQEGGGATIYALDTTEQRALKESFAQSQKMQAVGQLAGGIAHDFNNVLTAIIGFSDLLLANHRPTDPSFQDIMQIKQNANRAAALTRQLLAFSRRQTLRPEVLQLGDVMSDLQMLMRRLVGEKIELDLRHGRDLWLVKADLNQFEQVIINLVVNAKDAMPSGGRIVLRTRNVPAAECAAFQEDVLLPGDYVAIEVQDNGTGIPEDIREKIFEPFFTTKEVGKGTGLGLSMVYGIVKQTEGYVFCQSEVGKGTTFVILLPRHVATEVEEPVKKEVAKVAVTDSTGHGTILLVEDEDAVRAFSARALISKGYTVLEASSGLEALEVAEANVGTIDLVVSDVVMPEMDGPTMFGELRKRGIKCKVIFVSGYAEDAFAKNLPEGEDFGFLPKPFALKQLIEAVKTATG, from the coding sequence ATGAGCGACCAACTGACCACCGCCGCCTTCCACCGGACCGAGCGCGCCGGCAGTCCTCTTCTCGTCACCGTCTTCGCCATCGCCCTTCTCGTCGCCGCCTTCGCGCTCACCGCGCTGCAGCCGGAGCAGGCGAGCCTGCTCAAGACCTACCTGCTGGCGCTGCTCGCCGTCGTCGGCATCTTCGCGCTGTTCGGCTACGCGATCGGGCTCTTCCAGATCGCCGGCAAGGCGGTCAAGAGCGACGTGACGCGCGTCGTCTGCGACACCGGCCCGGAGGGGCTCCTCGTCACCGACGCCGGCGGAAAGTTCCTCTATGCCAACGACACCTACCTGCGGCTCGCCAACGCCCGCAGCGTCGCCGACCTGCGCGGCGTCGAGCGGCTGTTCTCCGGCTCGCCGGAGGTGTCGGAGGCCGTCTACCGGCTCGCCCAGGCGGCCCGCGACGGCAAGCGCGCGCTCGAGGAGGTGCGGCTGTCGCCGCCGCTCGACGGCACGGTCGGCGGCGTCGGCTGGTATCGCGTGCGCGTGCGCCCGCTCCCGCAGCTGCCCGGCGCCAAGCGCGCCAGCCTGTGGGGCATCTCCGACGTCACGCGCGAGCGCGAGCGCCACGAGAACGTGTTCCAGGAGCTGCAGCACGCGATCGACTTCCTGGATCACGCGCCGGCCGGCTTCTTCTCCTGCAGCCCGGACGGCGACGTCTCCTACATGAACGCGACGCTCGCGACCTGGCTCGACTACGACCTCGCGCAGGTCGGCTCGGGCGGCCTCAAGCTCACCGACTTCCTCGCCGGCGGCGGCGCCGCGCTCATCGGCAGCGTGGTGGGCGCGCCGGGCGAGGTCCGCACCGAGCAGTTCGATCTCGACATGAAGCGGCGCGGCGGCCAGAGCCTGCCGGTGCGCCTGCTGCATCGCGTCGCCTTCGGCCAGGACGGCCTCGCCGGGCCGTCGCGCACCCTGGTCATCAGCCGCGCGCCCGGCGAGGAGCCCGCCGAGGACCTGCGCGCGGCGGAAGTACGCTTTGCCCGCGTCTTCAACTCGACGCCGGTGGCGATCGCGATCACGGATGCGACCGGCGCGATCTCGCAGTCGAACGCGTCTTTCGCCAAGATGATCCCGGCCTCGCTCAAGGTCGAGGGCGGGCGCCGCTCGATCTTCGCCGCCATCGCCGAGGACGACCGGGCCGCGCTGCAGCGAGCGATCCGCGACGCGGCGGCGATGAAGAGCGACATCCCGCCCGTCGACGTCGGCATCGTCGGCGACGGCGCGAAGTCCGCGCGCCTCTTCGTCTCGGGCTCCGAGCAGGAAGGCGGCGGCGCGACGATCTACGCGCTCGACACGACCGAGCAGCGGGCGCTGAAGGAGAGCTTCGCGCAGTCGCAGAAGATGCAGGCGGTCGGCCAGCTCGCCGGCGGCATCGCGCACGACTTCAACAACGTGCTCACCGCGATCATCGGCTTCTCCGACCTCTTGCTAGCCAACCATCGGCCGACCGACCCGTCCTTCCAGGACATCATGCAGATCAAGCAGAACGCCAATCGCGCCGCGGCGCTGACGCGCCAGCTGCTCGCGTTCTCGCGCCGCCAGACGCTGCGCCCCGAGGTGCTGCAGCTCGGCGACGTGATGAGCGACCTGCAGATGCTGATGCGCCGCCTCGTCGGCGAGAAGATCGAGCTCGACCTGCGCCACGGTCGCGACCTTTGGCTGGTCAAGGCCGACCTCAACCAGTTCGAGCAGGTGATCATCAACCTCGTCGTCAACGCCAAGGACGCGATGCCGTCGGGCGGCCGCATCGTGCTGCGCACGCGCAACGTGCCGGCCGCCGAATGCGCGGCGTTCCAGGAGGACGTGCTGCTGCCGGGCGACTACGTCGCCATCGAGGTGCAGGACAACGGCACCGGCATCCCGGAGGACATCCGCGAGAAGATCTTCGAGCCGTTCTTCACGACGAAGGAGGTCGGCAAGGGCACCGGCCTCGGCCTCTCGATGGTCTACGGCATCGTCAAGCAGACCGAGGGCTACGTCTTCTGCCAGTCCGAGGTCGGCAAGGGGACGACCTTCGTCATCCTGCTGCCGCGCCACGTCGCGACCGAGGTCGAGGAGCCGGTCAAGAAGGAGGTCGCGAAGGTCGCGGTCACCGACTCGACGGGTCACGGCACGATCCTGCTCGTCGAGGACGAGGACGCGGTGCGCGCCTTCTCGGCCCGCGCGCTGATCTCCAAGGGCTACACGGTGCTCGAGGCGAGCTCGGGCCTCGAGGCGCTGGAGGTGGCGGAGGCCAACGTCGGCACCATCGACCTCGTGGTGTCCGATGTGGTGATGCCCGAGATGGACGGCCCGACGATGTTCGGCGAGCTGCGCAAGCGCGGCATCAAGTGCAAGGTGATCTTCGTCTCCGGCTATGCCGAGGATGCGTTTGCCAAGAACCTGCCCGAGGGCGAGGACTTCGGCTTCCTGCCGAAGCCCTTCGCGCTGAAGCAGCTCATCGAGGCGGTGAAGACGGCGACGGGCTAG
- a CDS encoding hypothetical protein (ID:RHAL1_00619;~conserved protein of unknown function;~source:Prodigal:2.6), whose protein sequence is MRIFLTGATGFIGSALVPELIGAGHHVIGMTRSDAGAEALRAAGAEVHRGTLEDLDSLRAGAARADGVIHTAFDHDFTDASVFVANCEKDRRVITTLGAALAGTDRLLLITSGTGLGSGGPDGKASEDRYDEHHPNPRKASEEAGHAVAATGVKVAVVRLPQVHDTVKQGLVTPLIQIIRAKGFAAYVGEGRNRWPAAHVSDVVRLYRLAFERQAAAVYHAVAEEGISALEIATVLGRGLNVPVRSIAAANATSEFGWLGNFLGMDLTASSALTRERLGWHPTGPGLIADLEAMDYAAAS, encoded by the coding sequence ATGCGCATCTTTCTCACCGGCGCGACTGGGTTCATCGGCTCGGCGCTGGTGCCCGAGCTCATCGGCGCGGGGCACCACGTCATCGGCATGACGCGCTCGGACGCCGGCGCCGAAGCGCTTCGCGCCGCGGGCGCCGAGGTGCACCGCGGCACGCTCGAGGATCTCGACAGCCTCCGCGCCGGCGCCGCGCGGGCGGACGGGGTGATCCATACCGCCTTCGACCACGACTTCACGGACGCGTCGGTCTTCGTTGCCAATTGCGAGAAGGATCGGCGCGTCATCACCACGCTCGGCGCGGCGCTCGCCGGCACGGACCGGCTGCTGCTCATCACGTCGGGGACCGGCCTCGGCAGCGGCGGCCCGGACGGCAAGGCTTCGGAGGATCGCTACGACGAGCACCACCCCAACCCGCGCAAGGCGTCGGAGGAGGCCGGCCACGCCGTCGCCGCCACGGGCGTCAAGGTCGCGGTGGTGCGCCTGCCGCAGGTCCACGACACCGTGAAGCAGGGCCTCGTGACGCCGCTGATCCAGATCATCCGCGCCAAGGGCTTCGCGGCCTATGTCGGCGAAGGCCGCAACCGCTGGCCGGCGGCGCACGTCAGCGACGTCGTGCGCCTCTACCGGCTCGCCTTCGAGAGGCAGGCGGCGGCCGTCTACCACGCGGTCGCGGAGGAAGGCATCTCGGCGCTCGAGATCGCCACCGTGCTCGGCCGCGGCCTCAACGTGCCGGTCCGATCCATCGCGGCCGCAAACGCCACGAGCGAGTTCGGCTGGCTCGGCAACTTCCTCGGCATGGACCTGACGGCATCGAGCGCGCTCACGCGCGAGCGGCTCGGCTGGCACCCGACGGGCCCCGGCCTCATCGCGGATCTCGAGGCGATGGATTATGCGGCGGCGAGCTAG
- the glpD_1 gene encoding Glycerol-3-phosphate dehydrogenase (ID:RHAL1_00621;~source:Prodigal:2.6), with product MSSTDLFDLLVVGGGINGAGIARDAAGRGLKVMLVEKDDLAQGTSSRSGKLIHGGLRYLEYREFRLVREALIEREVLMRAAPHIIWPMRFVLPHAPKHRPRWLIRLGLFLYDHLGGRERLPGTRTLDLRRDAEGAPIRDDFTTAFAYSDCWCDDARLVVLNALDAAARGADILPRTSLVTARRDADAWVADLRTKAGERRSVRARVLVNAAGPWVEDVVRSTGTNASRRVRLVKGSHLITQKFWDGPQAYLIQNDDKRVIFVNPYEGDYALIGTTDIPFDADADSVAIGADETRYLLDALNTTFKRRLTEADIVHAFSGVRPLFDDAATNASAVTRDYVFQLDPETSGGAPPVLSIFGGKITTYRKLAEAALDKLAPFLPAAGGAWTADAPLPGGDMPNADYEAFRAELALRFPTLPEGLRTHYGRLYGTRAFELLEGVRSLGDLGRHWGARLYDREVAYLRQTEWAREPDDILWRRTKHGLHMTAAERDAFAHAMASAESGAEPQLAH from the coding sequence ATGAGCTCGACCGACCTCTTCGATCTCCTCGTCGTCGGCGGCGGCATCAACGGGGCCGGCATCGCCCGCGATGCCGCCGGCCGCGGGCTCAAGGTGATGCTGGTCGAGAAGGACGATCTCGCACAGGGCACATCGTCGCGCTCGGGCAAGCTCATCCACGGCGGCCTGCGCTACCTCGAGTACCGCGAGTTCCGCCTGGTGCGCGAGGCCCTGATCGAGCGCGAGGTGCTGATGCGCGCGGCGCCGCACATCATCTGGCCGATGCGGTTCGTGCTGCCGCATGCGCCGAAGCACCGGCCGCGCTGGCTCATCCGCCTCGGGCTGTTCCTCTACGATCATCTGGGCGGCCGCGAGCGGCTGCCCGGCACGCGCACGCTCGACCTGCGCCGCGACGCCGAGGGCGCGCCGATCCGCGACGACTTCACGACCGCCTTCGCCTATTCCGATTGCTGGTGCGACGACGCCCGCCTCGTCGTGCTCAACGCGCTCGACGCCGCCGCGCGCGGCGCGGACATCCTGCCGCGCACCTCGCTCGTCACGGCGCGCCGCGACGCCGACGCTTGGGTCGCCGACCTGCGCACGAAGGCCGGCGAGCGCCGCAGCGTGCGGGCGCGCGTCCTCGTCAATGCCGCCGGCCCCTGGGTCGAGGATGTCGTGCGCAGCACCGGCACGAACGCCAGCCGGCGCGTGCGGCTGGTGAAGGGCAGCCACCTCATCACCCAGAAATTCTGGGACGGGCCGCAGGCCTATCTCATCCAGAACGACGACAAGCGCGTCATCTTCGTGAACCCCTACGAAGGCGACTACGCGCTGATCGGCACCACCGACATCCCGTTCGACGCCGATGCCGACAGCGTCGCGATCGGCGCGGACGAGACGCGCTACCTCCTCGATGCGCTCAACACGACGTTCAAGCGCCGGCTGACAGAGGCCGACATCGTCCACGCCTTCTCCGGCGTGCGGCCGCTGTTCGACGACGCGGCCACCAACGCCTCGGCCGTCACGCGCGACTACGTGTTCCAGCTCGACCCGGAGACGTCCGGCGGCGCGCCGCCGGTGCTCTCGATCTTCGGCGGCAAGATCACGACCTACCGCAAGCTCGCCGAGGCCGCGCTCGACAAGCTTGCGCCGTTCCTGCCGGCCGCCGGCGGCGCCTGGACCGCGGACGCGCCGCTGCCCGGCGGCGACATGCCGAACGCCGACTACGAGGCCTTCCGCGCCGAGCTCGCGCTGCGCTTTCCGACCCTGCCGGAAGGTTTGCGCACCCACTATGGCCGGCTCTACGGGACGAGGGCCTTCGAGCTTCTCGAAGGCGTTCGCTCGCTCGGCGATCTCGGCCGCCACTGGGGCGCCCGGCTCTATGATCGCGAGGTCGCGTATCTGAGGCAAACCGAATGGGCGCGCGAGCCCGACGACATCTTGTGGCGGCGCACGAAGCACGGGCTGCACATGACGGCGGCCGAGCGCGACGCCTTCGCGCACGCGATGGCGTCGGCCGAGTCCGGCGCCGAGCCGCAGCTCGCCCACTAG